The Candidatus Rokuibacteriota bacterium region CCACGGCTCACGCCGGGCGAGCGTGGCGGCTCGCGCGGCAACCCCAAGCCGGAGGCCGTGGTGAAGTGGGCGGCCACGCCCGTCGCCATGCTCGCCGGGCTGTGGGAGGAGTTGCGGGCGGAATGGGCGGAGCGACAGGACGATCCGCGGCCGCCCGTCTTCATCATCGTGTGCCGCAACACCGCCATCGCCAAGGTCGTCTACGAGTGGCTGGCCCTCGACCGCCCGCCGGCCGGGATCCCGCCGGCGAACATCGCCGGCTTCCGCAACGCGCCCGGGAGCGAGAACACGATACGGGTCGACTCCAAGGTGGTACACGAGACCGACAGCGACCAGGCCAAGAGTGATGAGTCCGCCTGGATGAGGCTCACCCTCGACACTGTGGGCAGGGTCGCCTGGCCGCTGGATCGGCAGGGCCGGCCCATCCACCCCGCCGGGTTCGAGGAGCTCGCCGGGAAGCTCGGCAAGCCGCTACATCCGCCCGGACGCGACATCCGCTGCATCGTCAGCGTGGGGATGCTCACCGAGGGCTGGGACTGCAGCACCGTCACGCACATCGTCGGGCTGCGCCCCTTCATGTCACAGTTACTGTGTGAGCAAGTCGTGGGCCGCGGGCTCCGGCGCTCGAGCTATGAAGTTGGCCCGGACGGACGGTTGGGCGAAGAGGTGGCCAAGGTCTTCGGAGTGCCCTTCCAGGTCATTCCCTTCAAGGAGAACAAAGGCGCGTCCCGGCCGCCAACGATCAAGCGGTATCACGTGCACGCCGTGCCGGCCCGGGCGGCCCTCGAGATCCGCTTCCCCCGGGTCGAGGGCTACCGGCAGGCCATCCGCAATCGCGTCATGCTGAACTGGGCTGCCGTGCCGTCCGTGACGCTAGACCCGATGAAGATCCCACCGGAGGTTGAGGTAAAGGCGGCGCTGCCCAATAACAAGGGGCGGCCCTCGCTCACCGGCCCCGGCAAGCTCGAGCGCGTGGACCTGAACCCGTATCGGGCCGGTTATCGGATGCAACAAGTCGTTTTCGACATGGCGGCTGACCTCACACGCGACTACGTGGGCCACCCGGGGTGCGAGGCACCCGCGCACGTCCTCTTCCCGCAGCTCGCCCGGATCGTCCAGCGGTTCCTCGCCGAGCGGGTGCACCCGCTGCCGCCGGCGAACAAGCTCGACGTCGCGCTGTCACCCTACTACGGCTGGGTGATCGAGGCGCTAGTCGGCGCCATCAACCCCGACACTTCGGAGGGCGAAGCGCCCGAGCTCCCGCGTTACGAGAGCAGGAGGGGCGAGGGCTCGACCGCGGAAGTGGATTTCTGGACCGGCCGTGACGTGCGCGAGGTGGTGAAGAGCCACGTCAACTACGTTGTGGCGGACACGGCAAAATGGGAGCAGCAGGCCGCCTACATCCTCGAGACCCATGCTCAGGTCGAGGCCTTCGCCAAGAACGCCGGCCTCGGTTTCGCCATGCCCTACCTGCACAACGGCCAGATTCACGACTACGTCCCGGACTTCATCGTCCGCCTCCGGACCGACCCGCCTAGACATCTCGTGCTGGAAACAAAGGGCTTCGACCCCCTAGAGGAGGTCAAGGTGGCAGCCGCGAAGCGTTGGGTGGCTGCGGTCAATGCTGATGGCACCTACGGAACCTGGGCTTACGCGATCGCGAAGAAAGTCGCGGACGTGGCGACCATTCTGAGCCAAATGGGCGATTGATTCAGCGGGAGGGCTGCCGGCTAACTCGAATTCTTGTGCCGCCGGCGACGCCTCTCTTGTCCGAGCCGCACGGTCATTTTGATCCACAGGGTTGAGCAGTCGGTACACGCCGCCTGGACATTTCGTGTCACGTCGATTGACGAACGTGATCTGTCGACGACGCCGGCGCGATGGATGTCTTCCCCTAACGCATTGATTTCTTGGACCCACTAGGTTGGCCAAATCTATGCTTGCTCTAGAAGAACCATGCCTCCGAAGGGATCCTGCCGGTGAAGGTTCTTCGGGCCGGCGGACCATACCTGTCGAGCCAGCAAGGGCGCTATCTACTGAATCTCTTCTCCATCGTCGTGGCCGGAGGCGGTGGGGCCGTCGTCGTAGGGATCGTCTTACATCCGATTCTCGGACTTCTGTTTGCTCTCGCATGGGCTCGCCCGGCCTTCCGTCAGTATGCGAGGGCCACTCGCTACCGAAAAGGCATCCGGGGAGAAGAGCTGGTCAGCAGCCTCCTTGCTGGCCTGTCGGACGACTTCTATCTGATAAACGACGTCACGCTGCCTGGCCACCGAGGCAACATTGACCACGTGCTTGTTGGCCCGTGCGGAGTCGTCACTATCGAAACAAAGAACTATCGGGGTGTGATCAGGTGTGACCGGGACCAATGGTTCGTAGACGGGAGACGCAT contains the following coding sequences:
- a CDS encoding type III restriction endonuclease subunit R; translated protein: MSGFEVPEPILSGPYDEPAEHWRIVEGEPSRRAPGRRPAMYYYRPPGPVSEGEGDGLGTLIELKLVNRIRQRLKEWQAAGRPGVTRTTLELLDYWAREGRQHRLFFAQCEAVEIIIFLTEARADFRQGIDIPVDEPSEERRAAGYTAFRRLACKMATGGGKTTVMAMLAAWSILNKVNDRGDSRFSDLVLVVCPNVTIRTRLGELDPREGDASLYRTRDLVPAHLMADLTQGRVLITNWHVFEPQAVTPGGVSAKVARAGVAVRTLETITIGPRTTTARNRRYLTQEELDRQLAAGLLTVLEEDRDRQGNLRKVRVESVRHVESDTALVNRVIGREVGGKQNILVFNDEAHHAYRIRREEPDGEIEDLFGDAEDQDEFYREATVWVDGLDRIHKLRGINFCVDLSATPYYLGRMGPDTNRIFPWVVSDFGLTDAIESGLVKIPQLAVRDTTGADIPGYFNIWRWIMPRLTPGERGGSRGNPKPEAVVKWAATPVAMLAGLWEELRAEWAERQDDPRPPVFIIVCRNTAIAKVVYEWLALDRPPAGIPPANIAGFRNAPGSENTIRVDSKVVHETDSDQAKSDESAWMRLTLDTVGRVAWPLDRQGRPIHPAGFEELAGKLGKPLHPPGRDIRCIVSVGMLTEGWDCSTVTHIVGLRPFMSQLLCEQVVGRGLRRSSYEVGPDGRLGEEVAKVFGVPFQVIPFKENKGASRPPTIKRYHVHAVPARAALEIRFPRVEGYRQAIRNRVMLNWAAVPSVTLDPMKIPPEVEVKAALPNNKGRPSLTGPGKLERVDLNPYRAGYRMQQVVFDMAADLTRDYVGHPGCEAPAHVLFPQLARIVQRFLAERVHPLPPANKLDVALSPYYGWVIEALVGAINPDTSEGEAPELPRYESRRGEGSTAEVDFWTGRDVREVVKSHVNYVVADTAKWEQQAAYILETHAQVEAFAKNAGLGFAMPYLHNGQIHDYVPDFIVRLRTDPPRHLVLETKGFDPLEEVKVAAAKRWVAAVNADGTYGTWAYAIAKKVADVATILSQMGD
- a CDS encoding nuclease-related domain-containing protein, which gives rise to MKVLRAGGPYLSSQQGRYLLNLFSIVVAGGGGAVVVGIVLHPILGLLFALAWARPAFRQYARATRYRKGIRGEELVSSLLAGLSDDFYLINDVTLPGHRGNIDHVLVGPCGVVTIETKNYRGVIRCDRDQWFVDGRRIRSISRQVMQGAMAVKDCLSDRSAAFRTSRARWVESVVVFTNPLCRLEINRPGPTIVRYSELLILIAEKAKQRAFDAAQSSLIAGALARRAGQG